CCATATGGATGATGAATTGAAGATGGTGGGTTAGAATAGGTAGTGTTGAATTTATAGGAATTAGGAAAACAAATTGCAGAATGAAAGAGGAGGGAGGACAAGGTAGCTGGAATTGCCGACTGAAAATTTGTGCTGGACGATAGATGTCAATGTCAGCTCCGACTGGGTGTGCCCTTagaattgacaaaataattgcTACTGTTGTATTCAAAAATCTTAATCTGGGAGTGGGAAACTGTGAATAGAGATTGCGTATGTACGCATATTCAACgaatttaacaattaaataaagcGTACATGATTGAACAGTTCATGCTCATTCTAGATGTAGAAATTAAATGATTGGTATAGTTTGAGCATTCGCCATCAACGCAGCATCTGCAAGTTACGTCACATGATAacgatgatgaagaagaatcaAGGAATAGTAGGTTAATTCTGATGCTTTCTTTCTGCAAAACTTGTTGTTGTgcagtaatataaaaaaaaaaatccttggTATGGTATGGTATGTACGATTCTGTCAGTTCAAATGGACTAAGCTTTTGCGTACTATAAGTCACATGTTGATTTGTATGTACgtcgttattttatattcaccgtattattatatgaataagtgttattttatctttaattttaaattatctaactatatgatgacacataattatttgtgtatataacactactcttttatatttatactgaAATAACAACTCACAAGAATAAACAAAgtgattgaaatttcaatattaatatatacttcTCAAACTGAAATAAATGTTACAGTTCAACAGAATAAAAGAAGCTCATCAAAATCATCGAACAAGAATGTGAAATTTCTACTTCTTGCATACAAACAAGTGTCCACCATTGTTAATGAGAGAATTAGGTAAGTTTTAGCCCATGAACTATGGACATATCTCTGCCATTCAAAACACCTTTCAACATTTAAGCCTCGGAGTGTTCTAGTCGAAGAAACTTGGGGCAGTAGTCCTAATGGAGCATTCCTCCATTGATCAGTCACTCATCTATTTAGGCCAACCAAAGTTCAACAAATTAACTCCCATGAAAATTAAACTCTGCATTGTGGTAGACAGGAGCATAACCAGTCACTATCAATAAAtgttcaaaatcataattagcAAACATAAACAACAGGATAATTACATGATGGCGTTAACAAAAGGCTTTCCGAAATCTTATTAGGCAACGAAATTAAACAGAAGATGGAAAGCAAGCCTCAATAGAATCTCATTGGAGAATATACATCACACAAAAGCTGCATAATTTATAAACTGTAAGAGACAAGAACTATCAGTATACAAATAAGTGTAACGTGTGGATTTTAAAAGTTTGCTTTTTGAATGATCTTTTTAAAAGCCATACCTGCCATTGATTGGGAAAGGCATCACGTGGCAGTAtccaattctattttttcatctCCTATCATTGTTGGGGAGAAACAATAACTAATGAACATAGAAACTGCAGATCTTCCCAAAGACCTCATCCCAGAAGAATAAAGTAAATTAGAAAGCCACAAAGCATTAAACTTCCTTTCTCCACCTAATTCAAATTAAGGGTGCTAGTTTGGGATGACAATTTAACTTTCCAAAGACTCTATTTTCTCaagaaatacatatatataataacaggGAGAGCTTACATGGAAAATCAAAGCAGAGATCAGAAAAGTTACATTGTAACCCTTCGCAGTGAATCCTGCCCCCCCACTGCCCTGTAAGAATaatcattattaattacaaCATTAGAAATGAACTATTAAAGAAGTATATAGAGTATCAATTACCAATAACCTGTTTCTTGTTTCATTGCATCATGGGGGTACCGAAAGAACCAAAATCTGAAACCAGAAACACACACACATCCGTCTTCAGAGgcagtaaaaataaaaacacacgcacatatatattcaacaattgattgattttgtccAAACTTTTATTGCCTCCAAACTCTTTGATGAGTTGATGTAGCTCCTAGCTGTATCCAAATTTAGCCCTTCATAGACCTGGAAACAATTGGAAAAATTAGGAATTTTATTGCTTTAGTAACACTATGGAAGGCTATAGTATCAAGCAAGAATTCTCTAGTACATTAAACATAAAAGTTTCTTGTGAAGCTGAAAAGCCTGGCAAAACTTTTCTGCATCAGCTGAACTTACCTATAAAACACAAGCAGCAGCAAAGTGAAAAATCGCAAAAGCAAAATTTGCTCAATTTACTAAAGGATCAGAGGGGTGTGGAAgcatgaaaaagataaacttcCTGCAAAAATGAGGGACAAGAATCAATATGAAATCCATACAAACTCAATAATACCTAGTGCAGAATCAATAACCCTGAATTCAATCAATAGTACAAAAGCAATACAAAATCAATACAAAACAAACATTTAAGATTTCAATCAATAATTCAGAATAAATACTCCAtgaatttaatcaataataacaattcaataCGACATCCCAAATCTGAGAACTATCCTAACACTGCATGGACAGAACAATTTGAACAGATTTCAGGCTGgaatatttatcaaaatgacTAACCGTTGTCAGTACTCGTCAATCGTCGGCCGAAGTCATCACTGTTATCATCACGGTCGCGACAAATTTTGTCGTCAATAAATCGGCAGGAAGAGTCTAAGAACAGAAAAAGTTCTCTTTGGTGGAGTCGAACTTGAAGATGCGATCATGGGTGGAGGTGTGTTTGTGCATGGTCGGGGAAGGAAGAATCGAATGAAAGTTGAAGAACGGAAGAGAATAAACTTTCTGGCCGGTGTGTTACAACGCAGTTAGgtaggaaattttttttaaactcaaccAGAATGTATAACCACAAACTGGCAAAGAGCAGCCGGTCTAGTCGCGGCTGAGGTTTAGTCTTGGCCAGGGTTCATGAACCGATAGTTTCGGTTTAACCCcattaatttatggtttaaaaaaataaaaactctaaaCCAAACCCATAATAGGACGGTTTGTAACCAGTTTGAAATCGCCAATTTCGGTTCATGATCTAGGTTTGAAACTGACATTAAActatcaattctaatacatgaccctgatttattttttaaattaataattacaataattaaaaattaaaagaaagacttggacttaatttttcaattaagcttcctacgtatcttcttggggtctagaagaatcaaagtctacgtAGTTCTTTTACCTTTGCGTATTCGATAGTTGACAATACCCCTTTACCTTATCATTCGCCTCcgctatcttgagtattatttttcGTCATCGAACTATTCGTAGTTTAATCAAgtgattcttcattgaagtccacttttatatcttgttggcgtaattcggctcttgtccaatcgtccacacATGTTTGGGTTTCAATAGATTCGGACGTCAAACTTGATCGTCtgtcatccaatatattactccattgactaaaagcttgttctaccacaacagttgatactggtgctgtcaggacttgtttagcaatagctgctaaTGGTGGAAAGATTGATGCATGTTGACTCTACCATTCtagaactggaaagtctttacctatattgctatcaccaaactcaaaaatagtagttaaaaaaatatcaagcGCCAAGGTGGAGtttaatgttcctcttggtcttttgcccttTTGCGTCATAATACAATcatcataactcatattttgagtTGATGATGGgacaataggtggtagagaggaagaagaaccaccttagttaccataaattaatgaatattcaacataaatttctttaattaaattcataatgttagttatagttaatgaaatattaacttcatcctcacaatttaattgcaaacattcataatataatgtcaaataatctataacatcatctaatttaaacccaggataaaaaaaacaagcaacaagaaaaatttctggaattgttttatagtaagttaaccattttgttttcactaaaacaataatttctcCAAGAATAACATCTTGTTCGACTTCCTgtaaaatctcaataatattaacagcttcatttaaaaacaaataagaagtgagataataaacatcacttaaagtataagtttcattattaaaatttcttaatacatttaaaattgttttacaaatatcccaatgttggagatataatgtaacttgtgacacattttgtgaaataaatgagcacaATAAATCgttataatcaaaagactcgttgaataattcatatgttgaattccaacgaccCAACACatctttaagaaatttttttggtcttccattatgttgtttacaaaatttaccccattctttcatagtttggggatgtgtccataaaaatgaaattgttatttttattgaactaatataattattaagacaatttaaatcatcttgtacacataaatttaatatatgacatacacatctaatatgaaaaaatctaccacctaaattgggtttacaaattttaattaaatcagttattgagaccgtatttgaacgtgcataatcaaatgaaattgaaaaaattttataaactaatttatattcttctaatattcttttaattattctataaatattattgattgtATGTCAGttatcaaacaccctaaatactaaaattcttttttgtaattgaaaatgatcATCTATTCAATGataagttatacccatataagagtgaatttGTCAATAGTCattccaaatatcactacatatagatacacgttcatcaaaatttataaaaaattgaattaattctctttttgttttttatataaactaaataatattctttttaatgtgtttcttggaatagttttatgtacAGGATTTAAAgtagttttacaataattattaaaacctaaattttcatcaaaGCTAAATGTTAAATgttctattgctaccatttttgcaaacAATCAAAACTAAGTTCGATTTGAACACCCATTAACTCGAGTTtggtttaattgaaaattatttaactcaaacttagtttaaatttagtttgaatttattgtttaaaccTATAATTTAGATGTATAGTTCAGATTTATAatttactcataatttattgataaaatgatatcgttttatttaataatggataaaacgatatcattttaacaattgttcgaaatagtttgaattgaattattagctaagttaaaactaaattttgcCACTCACCTAGTTAGTAAGTCAAATTTTCTTTAACTcgagtttaatttagtttaaaaaataagatgaaactCTTGATTTAAAATCGAATTAActtcaaactaaacaaattcaatccaaattgaaCTAAAGTGACCTAGCTTTTGAGCCCAAGCTACCCCATAAGAATGATAACAATCAAGCTAAAAGAAATTGTGAGGAGAAAATCATGGCTTGCTAAACTTGCTCCACTACATCGCTAGAAAAGGCCAAAAAGCAATCCAGAAGATGGAAAACAAAGCATTAGCACTAAACTTCCTTTCTCcacctaattcaaaattaagggtGCTAGTTTGGGATGACAATTAAACTTTCCAGACACactattttctcaaaaaatacacacacacacacacacatatatatatataaatataaaataaaagggaGAGAATCAAAGCAGAGATCAAACAGGTTACTTTGTAACCATTTGAAGTGAATCTTCCCTTCCCCTCTAACATTAATCATTATCAAGTACAACATTTGAAATGAAGCATTAAAGAactaaaaacaatatgaaattacCAATAACCTGTTTTCTTGTTTCGTTAGATCCTTGGGAGTACCATATTAGCCTCAATCTGAAACCAGACTGGAAACTTCTTCAGGGCAGTAAAAATAGAAACACACATACCCAGAAAACTTAAGGAACTTAtccttaattgaaaaaaaataataataagttgaagtgattaattattatacttgaaataataaaaaagacacCAGACAGTAACATAACTAATAATTTGACACAAACAATGTTTTTCttaagattataattaaaatgcaaTGAAAACAGAGTCTAATTACTTATTACCTGTGGTTCTGGGGTGATGGTCATTGCCCACTTCGTACAAACTGAAGATTGATGCTGATATAAGGGATGTGAGAGATCTTGGGCCAGTCCTCTCCTGTTTCCTTGTTGTATCGTTCACATAGAAAAGGACATCCACTAATAGACAATTCCTGGAGTGTTGTCCTCTGCAGAAGGCTGTCTGGCAGTGCCTTTAACTTGGGGCAATCCTTAAGTCTTAACTCCTTCAGTTTGGTTAAAGTCGGCCAAGCGGCAGGGAATGTGTTGCCTTTGTAGTAGTATATACTTAAGAGTCTCTAAATTTGGTGGTGGTTGTGAGGTTTCAAGTATTAGTTCATCATCCTCATCTAGTCTCTCCACTTCTCCACGTTTATCAAACTTTAAATCCAACCACCGGAGTTTTTCCTTGTTCTTAAAAACTTCTGCCAGTTTCCCATTGCTGACATCTGTTACATTTCCCAATCCTCTTACTATAAGCCCCCCTTCAAGACGATTCAAATTTTTCAGTCCTTCAAAACTACATGCTTTGTTATCATGATCACCACCACCCCGTATGACAAATGAACTTAACCTTCGAAGACCTGTCAATTTCTCTACCCCTTTTGGCGTGTAAAGTAGTGTACCCCGAAAATCATTATATTCCAAACGCCTCAAATTTACTAATTTTCCAATCCCCTGAGGTAATGTTATGAGGGAATTCACGCTAACAGTgtgtaaattaaataattcacacaaactttcaggcaattttattattttgagaaaattataGCTAGACAATTCAAGATGTcttaaatgtatcaattttccTATCTCCTTTGGAATCTCTTCAATATCATCCAATATACCATCCAATCGTAATAATCGTAAACATATCAATTCATTAAATAATCTCACTAAAACATCACTATTCAAGCAGTTAGTGCCACAAGAAGAATATGTAAGTAAGAGACTACGTAGCCATTTTAATCTAAAAGTAGATTCAGGAAATGAAGCCCtatctttaataaaatgtaTTCTTAAATGACGAACTTTGTCCTTAGGAGAGTTCTTAAGTGGGTCTTCGTCGCCATACACTTCTATTGATAAGCACTCTTTATCACCCAAAAATTGTGCAAAGTCGTGTACTATATCATGCATGTACGAACCAGAAAATGATTTATGCTTTTGTAAGAGAGATCTTGCCACTAAATAGTCAAAATACTCTTCACCAATTATATCCTCATtctcatcatctttttcttctctaagaTAACCCTGAGTCAtccataaatcaattaatatacCTTTATCGATAATATAGTCTTTTGGATATATGGAACAACATATAAAACACCGTTTTACCATTGGAGGTAAATCATTATAACTCAACATCAAAGGGGTTAAAAGACCTTTTTCAGTATCTTCAAACTTCCACATTTCACTATCTAACACATGTTGCCACTGctctttagattttttaaactgcAAGAGACTCCCAATAGTTTTTACAGCAAGAGGTAACCCCTTGCACTTTCTAACTATTTTCCTACcaatttcttctaaatttttatactCTTCAGGAAGTCTTTCAGAAAGTGCTAGCTTTTCAAAAAATAACCAATTCTCCTCATTAGACAATTCACCAACATTTATGATATCATTTGATTTCATTATACGTGCAACTGACTCTTTACGtgtggtaattaaaattttactctcATGAAGACCATTCTTTAGACAATTATAGAATGGTTCCCATTTCTTGTCATTTTCAGTCCACACATCatccaaaataagcaaaaattttTTAGTCTTAACAGAGTCACGAATACAATGAAGAAGATATTCTAATTCTACTACATTAGAAGTATAATTCTCGAGAGATTGAATTATTGCTTTGGCAATCCTAATCTCATCGAAAGGCTCTGATACACACACCCAGattcttttatcaaaattgTTCTCCACCTCATtgttattgtaggcaaattggGCAAGAGTTGTTTTTCCTATTCCCCCCATCCCTACAAGCGAGATGATATGGAGGTTTTTTTCACGATCCTCACACAATAACTTGTTTACTAAAtcattcttcaaattttctctACCAATTATATCAGAGAcatcaataaaagaagtagtttGCATTTGTTGATTATCAAATCTCTCAATAGCCTTAATCACATTAAGATtataatcatttttctctttggcTATAGGATCtagctttttatttatatcagttATCCTAATTGCAATGTCGCGACGTAAAACAACTTCTTTGAAACCAAAACAACGAAATGGAAAGAAGCAACACACCTTCTTCTTCGGAGCAATAGCATTATGATCGTGACCTCCCTCAATTCGCAATTTCAAGATTGCAGTATTCCACTCATCCAGCACATCTTCCACGTCATAACATACGTCTTTGAGACGATGTAACCATAGTCTCACAGCTGCAGTCTTCATTTGTTTTTGCTCTGCATCAAATAACACAGCTTGAATGGCTTCAAGGTTGTGCGTAAGCTTCTCTACTTCTTCGTCAACATCCCCAACAAGGCTCACTTGTTTTGTGATGTAGCCAGAAGCCTGCTCAGAAGGAACTGAACCCAGTTGCTTCAAGACAAAAGAAACAATTGCTTCAGCCATGGTATTGAATGATGAAAGGTAAAGTTATCgaatgtgtttgtgtttgtgaaAATGC
The Mangifera indica cultivar Alphonso unplaced genomic scaffold, CATAS_Mindica_2.1 Un_0101, whole genome shotgun sequence DNA segment above includes these coding regions:
- the LOC123207757 gene encoding putative disease resistance protein RGA3, which gives rise to MAEAIVSFVLKQLGSVPSEQASGYITKQVSLVGDVDEEVEKLTHNLEAIQAVLFDAEQKQMKTAAVRLWLHRLKDVCYDVEDVLDEWNTAILKLRIEGGHDHNAIAPKKKVCCFFPFRCFGFKEVVLRRDIAIRITDINKKLDPIAKEKNDYNLNVIKAIERFDNQQMQTTSFIDVSDIIGRENLKNDLVNKLLCEDREKNLHIISLVGMGGIGKTTLAQFAYNNNEVENNFDKRIWVCVSEPFDEIRIAKAIIQSLENYTSNVVELEYLLHCIRDSVKTKKFLLILDDVWTENDKKWEPFYNCLKNGLHESKILITTRKESVARIMKSNDIINVGELSNEENWLFFEKLALSERLPEEYKNLEEIGRKIVRKCKGLPLAVKTIGSLLQFKKSKEQWQHVLDSEMWKFEDTEKGLLTPLMLSYNDLPPMGYLREEKDDENEDIIGEEYFDYLVARSLLQKHKSFSGSYMHDIVHDFAQFLGDKECLSIEVYGDEDPLKNSPKDKGIGKLVNLRRLEYNDFRGTLLYTPKGVEKLTGLRRLSSFVIRGGGDHDNKACSFEGLKNLNRLEGGLIVRGLGNVTDVSNGKLAEVFKNKEKLRWLDLKFDKRGEVERLDEDDELILETSQPPPNLETLKYILLQRQHIPCRLADFNQTEGVKT